A single window of Thalassomonas viridans DNA harbors:
- a CDS encoding YHYH protein, with protein MKFNLLTAGCLLALTHLAQAFVPEPPPKPRGPGGQPPQQAIAICQDQAEFSQCQMSRGDRTETGYCEYTPDRKYFACNPNSRGPGTETGGSEASNIGVDNIEDTTKREACQQITDSVAAGGFNGVSVNCDNEYAYIISDTYPDHDLMNGITGTNEQIPVPVVNYAAPVKLTPQLASSLTTIDAAVGVAVNGVPIYDYSAQGELDVYNYDANADTLVLGQLDNCGGHAGRGDDYHYHVAPNCMIDAMPNKADDTVIGWGYDGYPLYGNNNPDGSAIEAGTLDVCNGQADESFGYRYHTSVTPPYIIQCLVGEVDTGILPRVSPLSGDTTGARAHLTPPQDGVENLSHVIGEDGSRTMRYDYRGENYYVSYRPSAGTANCYDFEQKTVSNGGLIETGTYCR; from the coding sequence ATGAAATTCAATCTATTAACCGCCGGTTGCCTGCTGGCACTCACCCATTTGGCCCAGGCTTTTGTCCCGGAACCGCCGCCGAAACCGCGAGGACCCGGCGGCCAGCCGCCGCAACAGGCAATAGCAATCTGCCAGGATCAGGCAGAATTCAGCCAGTGCCAGATGAGCAGAGGCGACCGGACTGAAACCGGCTACTGCGAGTACACCCCGGACCGGAAATATTTTGCCTGCAACCCCAACAGCCGGGGGCCGGGCACGGAAACCGGCGGCAGTGAAGCCAGCAATATCGGCGTCGACAATATTGAAGACACCACTAAGCGGGAAGCCTGCCAGCAGATCACTGACTCGGTCGCCGCCGGCGGCTTCAACGGTGTGAGCGTCAACTGCGATAACGAGTATGCCTATATCATTTCAGATACTTATCCTGACCATGATCTGATGAACGGTATTACCGGCACCAACGAGCAAATTCCTGTACCCGTCGTCAACTATGCCGCTCCCGTCAAGCTGACGCCGCAACTGGCCTCCAGCCTGACGACTATAGATGCCGCTGTCGGCGTGGCGGTAAACGGCGTCCCTATTTACGATTATTCCGCCCAGGGGGAATTGGATGTTTATAACTATGATGCCAACGCAGACACCCTGGTATTGGGCCAGCTGGACAACTGCGGCGGACATGCCGGGCGGGGAGACGACTATCACTACCATGTCGCACCGAACTGCATGATTGACGCTATGCCGAATAAAGCCGACGACACAGTGATCGGCTGGGGCTACGACGGTTACCCCCTATACGGCAATAACAATCCGGACGGTTCGGCAATTGAAGCCGGTACTTTAGATGTCTGTAACGGCCAGGCCGATGAAAGCTTTGGTTACCGCTACCATACCTCAGTAACACCTCCCTATATCATCCAGTGCCTGGTGGGGGAAGTCGACACCGGCATCTTACCCCGGGTCAGCCCGTTAAGCGGCGATACCACAGGCGCACGGGCCCATTTAACACCGCCGCAGGACGGCGTGGAAAACCTCAGCCATGTTATAGGTGAAGACGGCAGCCGCACCATGCGTTATGACTACCGCGGAGAAAATTATTATGTCAGTTACCGTCCATCGGCGGGCACAGCCAACTGTTATGATTTCGAGCAAAAAACCGTCAGCAACGGCGGCCTGATCGAAACCGGCACTTATTGCCGTTAA
- a CDS encoding ATP-binding protein, with the protein MKLLHKFSLAFLISNFIAVLLLLALVIWSLTSGFNEFVNTSDQQYFTRVKQSLTQVYQQHQSWQPLTQDRELWRDVFAPNSDTRMPEKASQPAPRHEQRPRSGPPPREGRGDRNNRPPPREGRGDRDNRPPPREGRGDRNNRPPPREDRGDRSYRPPPREERSDRNYRPPKNEGDDFMKTERRISFYDANKVPFVGREDIDENQWIEAITFNGDTVGYLALVPANAEKNSPASIFLKQQYQMFALIALAVIFLAVLMALGLSRHLVAPIKRLIAATNGLRGGLYDTRVPVLTRDELGQLSENVNDLAQTLEKNQSNRYQWMSDTSHELRTPLTVIKSQLIAIQDGIFQADEKKIALFIEEIEKLNRLVDDLYQLSSSDIGGLTYKKTEQQPLVLLSQVVANYQGKFEQCNLSVSHNLDDPNAREYTAIVDKDRIKQLFSNLLENSCRYTDPGGKLNIVTHCAGQTLEIQIQDSAPGVTAAKRPKLFERFYRVEASRSRKYGGSGLGLALCKQIIEAHQGTITAMSSPLGGLCIKLTLPLAAR; encoded by the coding sequence TTGAAACTGCTACATAAATTTTCACTCGCCTTTTTAATCAGCAATTTTATTGCCGTACTTTTATTGCTGGCCCTGGTGATCTGGAGTTTAACCTCAGGTTTTAACGAGTTCGTCAATACCAGCGACCAGCAGTATTTTACCCGGGTAAAACAGTCGCTGACTCAGGTTTATCAACAACACCAAAGCTGGCAGCCCTTAACCCAAGACCGGGAACTATGGCGTGATGTTTTTGCTCCCAACTCAGACACCAGAATGCCGGAAAAAGCCTCACAGCCCGCTCCCCGCCATGAACAACGCCCGAGATCCGGCCCACCGCCAAGAGAAGGGCGTGGCGACAGAAACAACAGGCCACCACCAAGAGAAGGCCGCGGTGACAGGGACAACAGGCCGCCACCAAGAGAGGGGCGCGGTGACAGAAACAACAGGCCGCCGCCAAGAGAAGACCGCGGTGACAGGAGCTACAGGCCACCGCCAAGAGAAGAGCGCAGCGACAGGAACTACAGGCCGCCGAAAAACGAGGGCGACGACTTTATGAAGACAGAGCGGCGCATCAGCTTCTACGACGCCAACAAGGTGCCTTTTGTCGGCCGGGAAGATATCGACGAGAACCAGTGGATCGAAGCTATCACCTTTAACGGCGATACCGTGGGCTACCTGGCGCTGGTGCCCGCCAATGCGGAAAAAAACAGTCCCGCCAGCATCTTCCTCAAACAACAGTACCAGATGTTTGCCCTGATCGCCCTGGCGGTGATCTTTCTCGCCGTACTGATGGCGTTAGGGTTATCCCGCCACCTGGTGGCGCCGATAAAACGCCTGATAGCCGCCACCAACGGCCTGCGCGGCGGCTTGTACGATACCCGGGTGCCTGTGCTGACCCGGGATGAACTGGGACAATTGTCGGAAAACGTTAACGATCTCGCCCAGACCCTGGAAAAAAACCAAAGCAACCGCTACCAGTGGATGTCGGACACCTCCCACGAACTCAGAACCCCACTGACGGTGATCAAATCCCAGTTGATTGCCATACAGGACGGCATCTTCCAGGCGGACGAGAAAAAGATCGCCCTGTTTATCGAGGAAATCGAAAAATTAAACCGCCTGGTGGACGACCTCTACCAGCTTTCCAGTTCAGATATCGGCGGCCTGACCTATAAGAAAACCGAGCAGCAGCCTTTGGTTTTGCTGTCCCAGGTGGTGGCCAACTATCAGGGGAAATTTGAGCAGTGCAACCTAAGCGTCAGCCATAACCTGGACGACCCCAACGCCCGCGAATATACAGCTATTGTCGATAAAGACAGGATCAAACAGCTGTTTTCCAACCTGCTGGAAAACAGCTGCCGTTACACCGACCCGGGGGGCAAGCTCAACATCGTCACTCATTGCGCCGGACAGACGCTGGAAATTCAAATTCAGGACTCCGCCCCCGGGGTCACTGCCGCTAAACGGCCCAAACTGTTCGAGCGCTTTTACCGGGTAGAAGCTTCACGCAGCCGCAAATATGGTGGCTCCGGCCTTGGACTGGCGCTGTGTAAGCAAATTATCGAAGCGCACCAGGGGACGATCACCGCCATGTCTTCCCCGCTGGGGGGCTTGTGCATTAAACTGACCCTGCCCCTGGCAGCCCGCTGA